From the genome of Verrucomicrobiia bacterium, one region includes:
- a CDS encoding glutathione S-transferase, whose protein sequence is MIELIQFPWSPYCLVQRHILRFAGVRFQTTNLKRIGDRSRIWKLTQARYYGVPILRDGSRVVFETSETSQVLGKYLDRKFKLNLFPREREGEQIILWQYLEGEIESLTFKLNDIYYREFVAQADQLPFLRHKERKFGRGCIDAWRAQRASLRAELVAKLTPFERMAAHRPFLLRERPSFVDFDLLGLMNNFFYSGHYTWPAALPQLHQWYRRITAARLTQFVM, encoded by the coding sequence ATGATCGAGTTGATTCAGTTTCCGTGGAGTCCGTATTGCCTGGTGCAGCGCCACATTCTGCGGTTTGCCGGAGTTCGTTTCCAAACCACCAACCTCAAACGCATTGGCGACCGGTCGCGCATCTGGAAACTTACCCAAGCCCGCTATTACGGCGTTCCGATTCTGCGCGATGGATCGCGCGTGGTTTTTGAGACCAGCGAGACCTCCCAGGTCCTCGGCAAATATCTGGATCGGAAATTCAAACTGAACTTGTTTCCGCGTGAACGTGAAGGCGAGCAGATCATCCTCTGGCAATACCTCGAAGGGGAAATCGAAAGCCTGACGTTCAAGCTGAACGACATTTACTATCGCGAGTTTGTGGCTCAAGCGGACCAACTTCCGTTTCTTCGCCATAAAGAACGCAAGTTTGGTCGTGGTTGTATAGACGCCTGGCGCGCGCAACGCGCGTCTCTGCGGGCCGAATTGGTGGCGAAACTGACGCCGTTCGAGCGCATGGCGGCGCATCGTCCGTTTCTCCTGCGGGAACGCCCCAGCTTTGTGGACTTCGATCTGCTGGGTCTGATGAACAACTTTTTCTATTCCGGCCACTACACCTGGCCGGCGGCGTTGCCGCAACTGCATCAGTGGTACCGCCGGATCACCGCCGCCCGGCTGACTCAATTCGTCATGTGA